One genomic segment of Plasmodium cynomolgi strain B DNA, chromosome 14, whole genome shotgun sequence includes these proteins:
- a CDS encoding hypothetical protein (putative) encodes MEEGFSTMKKIKSNMSKICFNRSNKLNGDFKDDQIEIILDNKNITPKPIYFNFQETETKKSFDQIDYLLKQFDDKNEFIDQKGSTTKVTDEANHIGDIIDGNPKDGLGEKDSVEEEDQEGESKGIQYEEDILKSYNEIQLSESETINLLNIPNMLNDMEEEKKATEEKNQRYEKLINNDESNYINKTMQTLNVFRKNKEVYVSTINKQNKSSQTNLHELHKLIIRNPSDISELLHKKFLKYRNKKLKKIMDEYGDSLNINERVILKKNMWVQVVDKNVVDNKQTTIIPKSFYKSKKNNTSLFNTLFSTKNMSRTLSNKSRTFRTRSKFKNMKTMKFLTSSFSEDEYLIKSIIKKKREQTDASPESPEDMEDSANIIPWKINNQKKNLNKGSFVHILKNMEKYVVQNVYYYEQMLYKNIHLSYLNDKRKNNKVKMFDGENYDALTNPNINYRRKKTIIRMKIKMNFKKAINFCKINKCIDIASKEEMHEQRSAPSLNGDPQWATHVDLLKRVAVLSKGKKKKIRRQISAGKLRTQIRKKAARRTGKGVRNKMSNQAADQTEKTAETQADDKNVPEQMCNANEPNKNEDGKTEGDHQIFDIIANEESNEDKIKKISTLILDDVLKNDCNDEKKKQILEKENIEKKKISYVLKKKEKFTSIRGNRIKFVSEVRQDEGMFMYDDEDHFMCKDDMQNDHNAYMEEYTEKGDTYGKANNSNQLYKMKGKKYIKNISIDKLFQFHYNKLEKIVTSIDTNKFYEDYITASYSNTLDIGSFQNSKGNIAIFSYINPTYPLRLYDVNSSVLKIMYSNNNPNLLVATLSNGHINIYDTRNSDQGAVLKSTSIKSYYDNCFEPIYDICFKSNYMANNTQESIFYSAHENGHVYQWTIEKELKNKEILYLKNKKNDLYQGLSSVFENKNLSNKPFNSSLTCIDIDNYMNHDEDFIISTIKREDAKQLGHKQIRYDNSGENIPNCDIQEPSKGVPNNTTSYEAGANETAAMVDATGEQYVKRISREEELLNHYKNITENIIDKKIKPTHSYYYLGKCFTHIKKDQHMC; translated from the exons ATGGAAGAAGGATTCAGCAccatgaaaaaaatcaaaagcaACATGAGCAAAATTTGCTTCAATAGGTCCAACAAGCTGAACGGAGATTTTAAGG ATGACCAAATTGAAATAATCCTCGACAACAAGAACATAACGCCCAAGCCAATATACTTCAATTTTCAAGAAACAGAAACGAAGAAATCTTTCGACCAAATAG ACTACTTACTTAAACAGTTcgatgacaaaaatgaatttatcGACCAGAAGGGAAGCACAACAAAAGTGACCGATGAAGCTAATCACATAGGAGATATAATTGATGGAAATCCAAAAGATGGACTGGGGGAGAAGGACTCTGttgaggaagaagaccaGGAAGGGGAATCAAAAGGTATTCAGTACGAAGAGGACATTTTAAAATCCTACAATG AAATCCAGTTGAGCGAATCAGAAACGATCAACCTGCTGAACATCCCCAATATGCTAAACGacatggaggaggaaaaaaaggccaccgaagaaaaaaatcaaagatATGAAAAACTGATCAACAATGACGAAAGCAATTACATAAACAAAACGATGCAGACATTAAATGTGTTCAGAAAGAACAAGGAAGTCTATGTTTCCACCATTAACAAACAGAACAAAAGTTCTCAGACGAATTTACACGAACTGCACAAGTTGATCATAAGGAACCCATCGGACAT ATCCGAGCTGCTGCACaagaaatttttgaaatatagAAACAAAAAGCTAAAAAAGATAATGGATGAATACGGAGACTCGCTAAACATTAACGAAAGAgtcattttgaagaaaaacatgTGGGTCCAGGTTGTTGATAAGAATGTAGTAGATAACAAGCAAACGACGATCATACCAAAATCGTTTTATAAGtccaagaaaaataatacgTCCCTTTTTAATACTCTCTtttccacaaaaaatatgtctcGAACGTTGTCAAATAAAAGTAGAACATTCAGAACTAGgagcaaatttaaaaatatgaaaacgatgaaatttttaacaa GCAGCTTCAGCGAAGACGAATATCTAATCAAGTCGATaatcaaaaagaaaagggagcAAACGGACGCGTCCCCGGAAAGTCCAGAAGACATGGAGGACAGCGCAAATATTATCCCatggaaaataaacaaccaaaaaaaaaatttaaacaagggatcttttgtgcatatattaaaaaatatggaaaagtACGTAGTACAAAATGTATACTATTACGAGCAAATGCTGTACAAGAACATCCACTTGAGTTACCTAAAtgataagagaaaaaataacaaagtgAAAATGTTCGACGGAGAGAACTACGACGCCCTTACGAACCCAAACATTAACtacaggagaaaaaagaccATCATCaggatgaaaataaaaatgaatttcaaaaaggcaattaacttttgcaaaattaacaaatgcATTGATATTGCTAGTAAGGAAGAGATGCATGAGCAGAGGAGTGCACCCTCCCTGAACGGAGATCCCCAGTGGGCTACTCACGTGGACCTGCTCAAACGAGTAGCTGTTCTGtccaaagggaagaagaaaaaaataagacgACAAATTTCAGCTGGAAAGTTGAGGACACAAATCAGGAAAAAGGCAGCAAGGAGAACTGGAAAAGGAGTCCGCAATAAAATGTCAAACCAAGCGGCAGATCAGACAGAAAAGACAGCTGAAACGCAGGCAGATGATAAAAACGTGCCCGAACAAATGTGCAATGCAAATGAACcgaataaaaatgaagatggcAAAACTGAGGGAGATCACCAAATTTTCGATATCATtgcaaatgaagaaagcaatgaagataaaataaaaaaaatcagcacaCTGATCCTAGAtgatgttttaaaaaatgattgcaatgatgaaaaaaaaaaacaaattttggaaaaagaaaacatagaaaaaaagaaaatatctTATGTGctaaagaagaaagaaaaatttacctCCATCAGAGGGAACAGAATAAAGTTCGTCTCGGAGGTGAGACAAGACGAGGGCATGTTCATGTATGACGATGAAGATCATTTCATGTGCAAAGATGATATGCAAAATGATCACAATGCTTACATGGAGGAATATacagaaaagggggacacaTATGGGAAGGCGAATAATAGCAACCAGCtgtacaaaatgaaaggaaaaaaatacatcaaaaatatttccattgaCAAGCTGTTCCAATTTCATTATaacaaattagaaaaaatagtgaCATCTATAGATacgaacaaattttatgaagaCTACATAACAGCTAGCTATTCGAACACACTAGACATTGGAAGCTTCCAAAATAGCAAAGGAAACATTGCTATTTTTAGTTACATCAACCCAACATATCCACTAAGGCTGTATGACGTTAATTCAAGTGTACTCAAAATTATGTACTCGAACAATAATCCCAACCTACTAGTTGCCACCTTATCCAATGGACACATCAACATTTACGACACTAGAAATAGTGATCAGGGAGCTGTTTTGAAATCTACTAGCATAAAAAGTTATTACGACAACTGTTTTGAACCCATATATGACATCTGCTTTAAAAGCAACTACATGGCAAACAATACGCAAGAAAGTATTTTCTACTCTGCACATGAAAATGGGCATGTGTACCAGTGGACTATagaaaaggaattaaaaaataaagaaattttatacctaaagaataaaaaaaatgatttgtATCAAGGCCTCTCATCagtatttgaaaataaaaacctcTCAAATAAACCATTTAACTCTTCCTTAACTTGTATTGACATAGATAATTACATGAACCACGATGAAGATTTTATCATCAGCACCATAAAGAGGGAGGATGCAAAGCAGCTCGGCCACAAGCAAATACGTTACGACAATTCGGGGGAGAACATTCCAAACTGTGATATTCAGGAACCGAGCAAGGGCGTGCCAAACAACACAACTTCGTATGAAGCAGGGGCCAACGAAACTGCGGCAATGGTCGATGCTACGGGGGAACAGTATGTGAAGCGCATATCTAGGGAAGAAGAACTACTAAAccattacaaaaatattacgGAAAACAtcattgacaaaaaaataaagccgACTCACTCTTACTATTACCTCGGTAAGTGCTTCACACACATCAAAAAGGACCAGCACATGTGTTGA
- a CDS encoding hypothetical protein (putative), whose translation MLGEYDKSIQVLNEGIEIDNDAALVNLLTLVKKKETFLKREKHMMKYIFDNLKDKPVIHDKKYSNSVFRAVYSLVSLLFMFVLLARIFKKWKIKSG comes from the exons ATGTTAGGCGAATATGACAAATCTATACAAGTCCTAAATGAAGGAATCGAAATTGATAACGACGCAGCTTTGGTTAATTTGTTAACcctcgtgaaaaaaaaggagacttttttaaaaagggaaaaacacatGATGAAATATATCTTTGATAATCTCAAGGACAAACCTGTGATTCACGACAAGAAATATTCCAATTCAGTTTTCAGAGCTGTCTATTCGTTAGTATCTCTGCTTTTTATGTTTGT CCTCCTAGCTCgcatctttaaaaaatggaaaataaagagTGGCtaa
- a CDS encoding glycerol-3-phosphate acyltransferase (putative), with protein sequence MPDLYFLIRWLCKAIVSSLFGDVNVINPENVPLYGSVIFVGNHNNQFIDACVLVANIPRQVKFIVAEKSMRRAVIGKLASIIGCISVKRPEDLKFKGIGHICWVKGDKKIKGINTRFKLDVQMGDKLLTQNKIFPVTKIESETELIIQDAINIECEDKKNGVPFKIIPKINQTEVYNLVTSSLKNGDTIGIFPEGGSHDRTNLLPLKPGVAIMTLCALADGVEDVSIIPVGLSYSKLYQLQGCVTLFYGNAIIISQDLCKDYNNNHRETISKVLSKIEEGMRSCMLTSKDHETSRCIELCVSLYTPERMTISKNKIYNNLQLFCKMFWKFGNSKEIENLSYELKCYEKLLKANKIKDDEVWMLKQSTSAATLKFIEHICSLIFCVIFGMTFSLLWLPLVAISIYLAEKHRESALKNSTVKIQGCDVVASYKVLVLLVLLPTFNIMYGLVFSLYLYQSWLKRIAFVILSMCILPICYYINLNYSAQIPSLLRQMKILLKVICGKINVWRDNERELISTRHELQLKVRDLVSNLGPNVSDDFLEQLYRNIPKFVVDADTKRLIRGKDEWVPILQRSQLEYKEEIL encoded by the coding sequence ATGCCAGATCTATACTTCCTAATAAGATGGTTATGTAAAGCAATTGTTAGCTCCCTGTTTGGAGATGTGAATGTGATAAATCCAGAAAATGTACCGCTATACGGATCAGTTATATTTGTGGGTAACCACAATAATCAGTTTATTGACGCTTGTGTGTTAGTAGCAAACATCCCAAGGCAAGTCAAATTTATTGTGGCGGAAAAGTCCATGAGGAGAGCTGTTATAGGGAAACTAGCGAGTATTATAGGATGCATAAGTGTAAAGAGACCAGAAGATTTAAAATTCAAAGGAATAGGACACATATGTTGGGTTaaaggggataaaaaaatcaaaggaATAAACACCAGATTTAAGTTAGACGTACAAATGGGGGATAAATTACTAAcacagaataaaatttttccagTTACGAAAATTGAATCCGAAACAGAGCTGATTATACAAGATGCTATAAACATAGAatgtgaagataaaaaaaatggagttccttttaaaattattcccAAAATTAATCAAACAGAAGTTTACAATTTAGTTACGAgtagtttaaaaaatggagatacCATTGGGATCTTCCCAGAGGGGGGTTCTCACGATAGAACAAATTTGCTGCCATTAAAACCTGGGGTTGCCATCATGACGTTATGTGCATTGGCCGATGGGGTAGAAGATGTGTCCATCATTCCTGTAGGGCTGTCATACTCGAAACTCTACCAGCTGCAAGGCTGTGTTACTCTATTTTATGGAAATGCAATAATCATTTCGCAGGATCTGTGTAAggattataataataatcataGGGAAACCATATCCAAAGTTCTTAGCAAAATTGAGGAAGGAATGCGAAGCTGCATGTTAACGTCGAAGGACCACGAAACAAGCAGATGCATAGAACTTTGTGTCAGTTTGTACACTCCCGAACGAATGACCAtatcgaaaaataaaatttacaataatttacagctattttgtaaaatgttttGGAAATTTGGAAACTCcaaagaaattgaaaatttaaGTTATGAATTGAAATGCTATGAGAAATTGTTGaaggcaaataaaataaaagatgaCGAAGTATGGATGCTTAAACAGTCTACGTCAGCAGCTACCTTAAAATTTATTGAGCACATTTgtagtttaattttttgtgtaatttttggTATGACTTTTTCTCTCTTATGGCTACCCCTTGTTGCTATTTCCATTTATCTCGCAGAAAAACATAGAGAATCTGCACTGAAAAATAGTACAGTAAAAATTCAAGGTTGTGATGTGGTGGCTAGCTACAAGGTCTTAGTGCTTCTAGTTTTATTACCAACTTTTAACATAATGTATGGATTAGTGTTTAGTTTATATCTCTACCAGTCATGGTTAAAAAGAATCgcatttgtaattttaagCATGTGTATATTACCAATTTGTTACTATAtcaatttaaattattcggCTCAAATTCCTAGTCTCTTAAGACAAATGAAAATACTTTTAAAAGTTATTTGTGGCAAGATAAATGTCTGGAGAGACAACGAACGAGAACTAATAAGCACAAGACATGAGCTGCAACTGAAGGTTCGTGACTTGGTGTCAAATTTGGGACCAAATGTGTCTGATGACTTTCTCGAGCAGCTCTACCGAAACATCCCCAAATTCGTCGTTGATGCGGACACCAAGCGGCTTATTCGGGGCAAGGACGAATGGGTACCCATTCTTCAGCGCTCTCAGTTGGAATACAAGGAGGAGATTCTC
- a CDS encoding hypothetical protein (putative), with protein sequence MAGQSEKKRLKKASAFILIYIIFAYYFRYNLITRNIFLLHCLLFFCYYYSIKNIHYGLTNGLNFTYYTDVLILSFVINLGLFYSFKFFYIYTVIPIYAIFKTLNFIFTNFLSSPFGAANSSGKEDKAEKKKQSCV encoded by the exons ATGGCAGGACAATCTGAGAAAAAGCGACTAAAAAAAGCGAGCGCATTCATC ttgatatatattatattcgCATATTATTTCAGATATAACTTAATTacaagaaatattttccttttgcactgcctgctttttttttgctactaCTACTCAATAAAGAATATACACTATGGGTTGACCAACGGACTAAATTTTAC GTACTACACAGACGTTCTGATTTTGTCCTTCGTCATCAACTTGGGCCTGTTTTActcctttaaatttttttatatctataCCGTTATACCCATATATGCAATATTCAAAAcgcttaattttattttcacgaATTTTTTGAGTTCACCG tTCGGCGCTGCCAATTCATCAGGGAAAGAAGATAaagcggagaaaaaaaaacaaagttgtGTATAA
- a CDS encoding eukaryotic translation initiation factor 3 subunit 10 (putative) has protein sequence MQTFQKPENALKRAEELQFIGQNEDALQILHAAIGHRTFRLQGWHILQEQIMLRYIEFCLYLEKLSLVKDGLHQYRIICQHGNIASLGKVITDFRDKAEEKVRLAKENMNLNKEKIEQDESNVDFTEKILMSSLDIEISGKYERKLQNSFRICMETYKMILEILRATPKLEKAYHETAKKALIFCKENKRLTEFKKLSDLLRNHYNLILRGKHKPEYQSLLKIEYHLETKIIQLETACELGMWKEASNIAEDIYNLNMHDYFYRTLRANPVESEASAAGESATRKADKEKGPLKSDSNENNKKGKDESTQEEEEDSSKVEKEDGAMEEATKDGANETKDTKVEGAHTVAHVNESSGNVNYALAKSRENFKNWIGTFYQRMADILFVYESELFHGLAWLNRNISEKEKTFICTKAVLAVVSIPLVGNKKKNEDYAKIFEAHKKMSQLLGHTSVPIKESLKNGLKVRNILSYADESAQKLYSLIENQFTPLSLCLECDVLLKDLEATEHKVYISKIKEVIFHKLILQLSKVYSYISIDYFIENICPESFIPWNEAETMLVDLVYQKELEMRIDLIKRAIYFGDKENTNSSKLIKESLTNLYHELQTGLKMINETISIENEVEHLHMKKLTYEKEFDMLDRGHHKIMNYDTANIEDIIENEVFEDKPIEDEKLLKKIYDKIDEEHHKFQLLSEENSRKRKELLRKQKELEQAQLKIKMEKKLLEEKLEKEKREELAKKGEKLRIKEEKTKKKSEAAEQMLKEIKKLCTNNTTKILMKGKYLDEITIDDILNGYVDFEDIEEAQEKLRLNERNEIIKVRKMEYKKVDHYFRALRQVELSHMNKWIALVFQEDTEILLQEQKAAEEEQKADFEAALREKEEYVKFSNDIEEFTKSEMKDRIVEFEKNLKDQKDRLHQLLKDEKIQRAKDRREQHLRKLKAEEERKRREEEEERLMKEEMERKKKEEAHRKRLDEISRIQRERDLEIEQQLLRRKEESRNGDKYYRKSSYEDDFSWKRGDKGGSQHDEDNNYKRLDDAQDSSYRDRSDRRERRDWPGRDKERDRDRERDRDRERERERDRDRIYRKDKEYRRDRSKDRERERSRDRDREYRKEKDYRRDREKERDRDRDREYRRDRDKERDGDRDYRRDRDRYYRRDDDYRRDRDYKNDRDDKLDRDYKKGERSGKSEQERRRDRDEEKYERNDSDVRKNHDMDDEDNSARVEKDKESDSDNDSDGGNHNHAKEREKMTNGKDITKTDEAKNEEGSDGGGDFTVFKKKKRNFMKFFSKT, from the exons ATGCAGACATTCCAAAAACCGGAAAACGCTCTGAAGAGAGCAGAAGAACTGCAGTTCAttggacaaaatgaagacGCCCTCCAAATTCTTCACGCAGCCATAGGGCACAGAACATTTCGACTGCAAGGATGGCACATATTGCAAGAACAAATTATGCTGAGGTATATCGAATTCTGCTTATACCTAGAAAAGTTAAGCTTAGTAAAAGATGGTCTACATCAGTATAGAATTATTTGTCAACATGGAAACATTGCGTCGTTAGGAAAAGTTATCACAGATTTTAGAGACAAAGCTGAGGAGAAAGTTCGATTGGCCAAGGAGAATATGAActtaaataaagaaaaaatagaacaagATGAAAGCAACGTTGattttacagaaaaaattttaatgtccTCTTTGGATATTGAAATATCAGGAAAATACGAAAGGAAGTTGCAAAATTCGTTTAGGATATGTATGGAAACGTACAAGATGATTTTGGAAATATTGAGGGCCACCCCCAAATTGGAGAAGGCTTACCACGAGACTGCAAAAAAGGCTCTAATTTTctgtaaagaaaataaaagattgACAGAATTTAAAAAGCTAAGTGATTTGTTAAGGAATCActacaatttaattttaagggGAAAGCACAAGCCAGAGTATCAGTCTTTACTTAAAATTGAGTACCACCTAGAAACGAAAATAATTCAATTGGAAACGGCGTGCGAACTGGGTATGTGGAAGGAGGCATCAAACATTGCAGAGGATATATACAATTTGAATATGCACGATTATTTTTATCGAACGCTGAGGGCTAACCCCGTTGAGTCGGAAGCCTCTGCCGCTGGTGAAAGTGCCACGCGTAAGGCAGACAAAGAGAAGGGGCCATTAAAAAGTGATAGCAATGAgaataacaaaaagggaaaggatgAAAGCACacaagaggaggaggaggattcGTCCAAGGTAGAGAAGGAAGACGGAGCAATGGAAGAAGCCACAAAAGATGGAGCGAACGAAACCAAAGATACCAAGGTGGAAGGCGCACACACAGTTGCACATGTAAATGAAAGTAGCGGAAATGTAAATTATGCATTAGCCAAATCGagggaaaattttaaaaactggATTGGAACGTTTTATCAAAGAATGGCAGACATCCTATTTGTGTACGAAAGCGAACTGTTTCATGGCCTGGCTTGGTTAAA TAGAAACATctcagaaaaggagaaaacctTCATATGCACGAAGGCCGTCTTAGCTGTGGTATCCATCCCGCTagttggaaataaaaagaaaaacgaagaTTATGCTAAGATATTTgaagcacataaaaaaatgtcccaGTTGTTAGGCCACACCAGCGTACCAATAAAGGagtctttaaaaaatggactaAAAGTAAGAAACATTTTAAGTTATGCGGACGAAAGTGCACAAAAGTTGTATTCCTTGATAGAAAACCAGTTCACCCCGTTAAGCCTATGTCTAGAGTGCGATGTGCTGCTGAAGGATTTGGAGGCTACGGAGCACAAAGTATACATAAGCAAAATTAAGGAAGTGATTTTCCACAAGTTAATTTTGCAACTATCCAAGGTGTACAGTTATATTTCCATCGATTATTTTATCGAGAATATATGCCCTGAATCTTTCATCCCATGGAATGAGGCAGAAACGATGTTAGTCGACTTGGTATATCAAAAGGAGTTAGAAATGAGAATCGATCTAATCAAACGAGCCATTTATTTTGGAGATaaggaaaatacaaataGCAGCAAACTAATCAAAGAGTCTCTCACAAATCTGTACCATGAATTACAAACCGGActgaaaatgataaatgaaACGATTTCCATCGAGAATGAAGTGGAACATCTACATATGAAAAAGCTCAcgtatgaaaaagaatttgatATGCTAGATAGAGGACACCATAAGATAATGAATTACGACACAGCCAACATTGAAGACATAATCGAAAATGAAGTTTTTGAGGATAAACCAATTGAAGATGAAAAACTGCTGAAAAAGATATACGACAAAATTGACGAAGAACATCACAAGTTCCAACTGCTAAGTGAAGAAAATAGCAGGAAGAGAAAGGAGCTACTgaggaagcagaaggaaCTAGAACAAgcacaattaaaaataaagatggagaaaaaattactagaagaaaaattggaaaaggaaaaaagagaggaactagccaaaaaaggagaaaagttaagaattaaagaagaaaaaacgaagaagaaatcaGAAGCAGCTGAACAAATGttaaaggaaattaaaaaattgtgtactAACAATACaaccaaaattttaatgaaaggaaaatacCTTGACGAAATTACCATTGACGATATCCTAAACGGTTACGTAGATTTTGAAGATATTGAAGAGGCACAAGAAAAGTTAAGACTAAATGAAAGGAATGAAATTATCAAAGttagaaaaatggaatataaaaaggtgGATCATTATTTTAGAGCATTAAGACAAGTTGAACTAAGccatatgaacaaatggatAGCCCTCGTTTTTCAGGAGGACACTGAAATTTTGCTACAGGAACAGAAagcagcggaggaggaacaGAAAGCCGACTTCGAAGCTGCACTcagggaaaaagaagagtacGTCAAATTCTCCAACGATATTGAAGAATTTACCAAGAGCGAAATGAAAGATAGAATTGTagagtttgaaaaaaatctgAAAGACCAAAAGGATCGCCTTCATCAATTACTAAAAGATGAAAAGATTCAAAGGGCAAAGGATAGGAGAGAACAACATTTAAGGAAACTCAaagcggaagaagaaagaaaaagaagggaggaagaagaggaaagattaatgaaggaagaaatggaaaggaaaaagaaagaagaagccCATAGAAAAAGACTTGACGAAATTAGCAGAATTCAAAGGGAAAGGGACTTAGAAATTGAACAACAACTCTTAAGGCGAAAAGAAGAATCCAGGAACGGAGATAAATATTACAGAAAATCTTCCTACGAAGATGACTTTTCATGGAAAAGGGGGGATAAGGGAGGTTCCCAACATGACGAggataataattataaacgACTCGACGATGCGCAGGACAGCTCGTATAGGGATAGATCGGACAGACGCGAAAGGAGAGATTGGCCAGGCAGGGACAAAGAAAGAGACAGGGATCGCGAACGAGACAGGGACAGAGAACGGGAGCGAGAACGAGACAGAGACAGAATCTACAGAAAAGATAAGGAGTACAGGAGAGACAGGTCGAAAGACAGAGAAAGGGAGAGGTCTAGGGACAGAGATAGAGAATAtcgaaaggaaaaggattACAGGAGAGACAGAGAAAAGGAGCGGGACCGAGACAGAGACAGAGAATATAGACGAGATCGAGATAAGGAAAGAGACGGAGACAGAGACTACAGAAGAGACCGAGATAGGTACTATAGAAGGGACGATGACTACAGAAGAGATAGGGATTATAAAAACGACCGAGATGATAAACTAGACAGGGACtataaaaaaggcgaaagAAGTGGCAAAAGCGAACAGGAAAGGAGAAGAGACAGggacgaagaaaaatatgaaagaaaCGATTCGGatgtaagaaaaaatcatGACATGGATGACGAAGATAATAGTGCAAGGGTAGAGAAAGACAAAGAAAGCGACTCAGATAACGATTCTGACGGGGGAAACCACAATCATGCgaaggagagggaaaaaatgaccaaCGGGAAAGATATAACAAAAACTGACGAGGCGAAGAATGAAGAGGGTTCCGATGGAGGCGGGGACTTCACTGTcttcaagaagaaaaaaagaaactttATGAAATTCTTTTCAAAAACGTAA